A region from the Salidesulfovibrio onnuriiensis genome encodes:
- the flhB gene encoding flagellar biosynthesis protein FlhB — MARDPSKTEKATPKRRKKTRDKGQVAKGQEVQKVTTLLAGVLAVRYLIGYLYDQIAKIYTWAFTDAFDISITTSTAYMLFTMQTKNLAKIILPIMLILAFIAFLTMRLQVGSLWSFSSMKPKFKQLFNIISGLKKLMLSPDAFIRLGKSVLQAAAVGLAPYIVLRQEFDNLLPLFYSTPHGIAAYILSMGYKMTIYALIPMTLIAIVDLWYQFWKYEQDLKMTKDEVKDERKQAEGDPQIKSKQREKVMEFMVKRMMQDVPKADVVITNPTHIAVALKYNALEAPAPLVLAKGAGPIAEKIKEIARENKIPIQENKPLAQALYKQVEIGEMIPEELYQAVAAILAKLDKFKR, encoded by the coding sequence ATGGCACGCGATCCGAGCAAAACAGAAAAGGCGACTCCCAAACGCCGCAAAAAAACCCGCGACAAGGGGCAAGTGGCCAAAGGGCAAGAGGTACAAAAAGTCACAACCCTTTTAGCGGGGGTCCTGGCCGTTCGTTACCTGATCGGATATCTCTACGATCAAATCGCAAAGATATACACATGGGCTTTTACCGACGCATTTGACATCTCCATCACCACCAGCACGGCTTATATGCTGTTCACCATGCAGACGAAGAATCTTGCCAAGATCATTCTTCCGATCATGCTCATACTGGCCTTTATCGCCTTCCTGACCATGCGCCTGCAAGTTGGTAGCCTCTGGTCCTTTAGCTCTATGAAGCCCAAGTTCAAGCAGCTTTTCAACATCATAAGCGGGCTGAAGAAACTCATGCTCAGCCCCGACGCATTCATACGCTTGGGGAAAAGCGTACTTCAGGCCGCCGCAGTGGGGCTTGCTCCGTATATCGTCCTCAGGCAGGAATTCGACAACCTGCTGCCCCTTTTCTATTCCACCCCCCACGGTATTGCTGCGTATATTTTGTCCATGGGTTACAAGATGACTATCTATGCCCTCATCCCCATGACGCTCATTGCAATTGTCGACCTCTGGTACCAATTCTGGAAATACGAACAAGACCTAAAAATGACCAAGGACGAAGTAAAGGACGAACGCAAGCAGGCGGAAGGCGACCCGCAAATCAAATCCAAGCAGCGGGAAAAGGTCATGGAATTCATGGTCAAACGCATGATGCAGGATGTACCCAAGGCAGATGTCGTCATCACCAACCCCACCCATATTGCCGTGGCTCTCAAATACAATGCTTTGGAAGCTCCTGCCCCGCTAGTATTGGCAAAAGGGGCCGGTCCTATTGCCGAAAAAATCAAGGAAATCGCCCGGGAAAACAAAATCCCCATCCAGGAAAACAAACCTCTGGCACAGGCTTTGTATAAACAGGTTGAAATTGGGGAAATGATCCCGGAGGAGCTCTACCAGGCCGTTGCCGCAATTCTCGCCAAGCTCGACAAATTCAAGCGATAA
- the fliR gene encoding flagellar biosynthetic protein FliR has translation MDIFNFDPGNILSFYLTLFRVSIVLFLLPFYGGRSIPTKIKAVLTLALSLALWPHLSFPAEMFPQNPWEILIMLLGEAALGLTLGLMVRILFSAVQTGGHIIGFQMGFAMVNVVDPLTGVSEAVSAHFLYMCTMLTFLTLNGHLYLLQALSQSFEFVPPGQFMINSVIAAQVFTFSKQLFILAIKIAAPVMAAVFLVDLALALIAKAAPQMHVLVVGFPVKIAVGFLFLGSLFEILAVYVTDFIKGLGPLFLHMLKAMGAQ, from the coding sequence ATGGACATTTTCAACTTTGATCCGGGCAACATCTTGAGCTTTTACCTGACCCTCTTCCGGGTCAGCATAGTGCTCTTTCTGCTCCCATTCTACGGTGGCAGGTCCATACCCACCAAAATCAAAGCTGTTTTGACCCTGGCTCTATCACTGGCGCTCTGGCCACATCTTTCGTTCCCTGCCGAAATGTTCCCCCAGAATCCATGGGAAATCCTTATCATGCTCCTTGGTGAGGCAGCACTAGGTCTAACGCTCGGCCTGATGGTTCGCATCCTGTTTTCAGCGGTCCAGACAGGCGGCCATATCATCGGCTTTCAGATGGGCTTCGCCATGGTCAACGTGGTGGATCCTCTGACCGGGGTAAGCGAAGCGGTTTCGGCGCATTTTCTCTATATGTGCACCATGCTCACCTTCCTGACGCTTAACGGGCACCTTTATCTTCTACAGGCCCTGTCCCAAAGTTTCGAGTTCGTTCCCCCGGGGCAATTCATGATCAATTCGGTTATCGCCGCCCAGGTATTCACCTTCAGCAAACAACTGTTCATTCTGGCCATCAAAATAGCGGCACCGGTCATGGCCGCAGTCTTTCTGGTGGATTTGGCTTTGGCCCTGATAGCCAAGGCAGCGCCTCAAATGCATGTTCTCGTGGTTGGATTTCCTGTCAAAATAGCAGTGGGCTTTCTTTTTTTGGGAAGTCTTTTTGAAATTCTTGCCGTATATGTGACGGACTTTATCAAAGGCTTGGGCCCTCTTTTCCTGCACATGCTCAAGGCCATGGGTGCGCAATAG
- a CDS encoding M23 family metallopeptidase produces the protein MLSRKYHIVVFKDQQGSCRKLQLRGWVIFTLFFLMVALGAGNIILWNKYIHHSQLEKNLGTAEKTVQEQKTQLLSLSQKINALQKSLARIRDFDSKLRVMINLDQGTGQSTSPKGGSPNENFSESYLPLYRQELLARKMHDFLHQLNVEARLEEVRQQEIVHQLRNNQDILESTPSIWPTSGWVTSPFAWRTSPFTGKREFHKGIDISAPRGTPIYAPARGIVETAGRDGSYGLCVRMKHNTSLTTRYAHMHRIAVKDGQTVTRGELIGYVGNTGRSTGPHLHYEVRLNGVPVNPKRYILN, from the coding sequence ATGTTATCTCGCAAATATCACATAGTGGTCTTCAAGGATCAACAAGGTTCTTGTCGAAAGCTCCAATTGCGTGGATGGGTGATTTTCACCCTCTTTTTTTTGATGGTCGCGCTTGGAGCTGGTAATATTATCCTTTGGAACAAGTATATCCACCACTCACAACTGGAAAAGAATCTTGGCACGGCAGAAAAAACCGTCCAGGAACAGAAGACCCAGCTGCTAAGCCTTTCCCAAAAAATCAACGCACTGCAAAAGAGTCTCGCCAGAATCCGAGACTTCGACTCCAAGCTGCGGGTCATGATCAACCTCGACCAAGGAACCGGACAAAGCACTTCGCCCAAAGGAGGCTCTCCCAACGAGAACTTCTCCGAAAGCTATCTGCCCCTCTACAGGCAGGAATTGCTTGCCAGAAAGATGCACGATTTTCTGCACCAGCTGAACGTTGAGGCCCGCCTCGAAGAAGTGCGTCAGCAGGAAATTGTGCACCAGTTGAGAAACAATCAGGACATTCTCGAATCTACTCCGTCCATCTGGCCCACATCCGGCTGGGTGACCTCTCCCTTTGCATGGAGAACTTCCCCGTTTACAGGCAAAAGGGAATTCCACAAGGGTATCGACATCTCTGCCCCCAGAGGGACTCCCATATACGCTCCGGCACGCGGAATTGTCGAAACGGCTGGCAGAGATGGATCCTACGGTCTGTGCGTCAGGATGAAGCATAACACCTCTCTGACCACTCGTTATGCGCACATGCATAGAATTGCAGTAAAAGACGGACAAACCGTCACCCGCGGCGAACTGATCGGCTATGTCGGCAACACGGGCCGCAGCACCGGTCCACACCTGCACTACGAGGTCCGGCTCAACGGTGTGCCCGTCAATCCCAAACGCTACATTCTCAACTAA